A genome region from Dreissena polymorpha isolate Duluth1 chromosome 16, UMN_Dpol_1.0, whole genome shotgun sequence includes the following:
- the LOC127862865 gene encoding uncharacterized protein LOC127862865, protein MGDSFFLVVAVSTFALGVILFLVSISSTSWQGLEEAATISLWKICYKMHVAKTWACNPWQEVPDFVRSSQAFVILCLMCYVVCSIILTAAFVLRCLHRSRLALIVLSLLTFTSACMIAMTVVVMGMKGRDYLLAMKEDEEKIYRSFLNGIIINGYYQIGWAIILAIVASLINYISFAFFLLEYKDMTDLPRPTKV, encoded by the exons ATGGGGGATTCATTCTTCTTGGTGGTTGCAGTCTCGACCTTTGCCCTTGGTGTAATTTTGTTCCTTGTATCAATATCAAG TACCTCATGGCAAGGCTTAGAAGAAGCTGCCACTATATCCCTGTGGAAAATCTGCTACAAAATGCACGTGGCAAAGACTTGGGCGTGTAACCCTTGGCAAGAGGTACCCG ACTTTGTAAGGTCATCACAAGCCTTCGTCATCCTCTGCCTCATGTGCTATGTCGTCTGCAGCATCATTCTCACAGCCGCATTCGTCTTACGGTGTCTCCATAGATCCCGACTCGCGCTAATAGTCCTATCCCTGCTCACCTTTACTTCCG CTTGCATGATCGCAATGACTGTGGTGGTGATGGGAATGAAAGGGCGAGATTACCTGCTGGCAATGAAGGAAGACGAAGAGAAGATTTACCGCTCTTTCCTCAACGGAATAATTATCAATGGCTACTATCAAATCGGCTGGGCAATCATTCTTGCTATTGTTGCTTCATTGATCAACTACATCAGTTTCGCATTCTTCTTATTGGAATACAAGGACATGACAGATTTGCCGCGACCAACGAAAGTGTAg